The following are from one region of the Denitrobacterium detoxificans genome:
- a CDS encoding glutamate-5-semialdehyde dehydrogenase gives MSVKEIALAAKKASVACGKASLSVRNGALHTMAQALREHVADIVQANELDMQAAREAGTAEPLLDRLQLTAERIEGMACGLESLAELPDPLGQVQQERTLASGVNLTRVSVSMGVVAMVYEARPNVTADAAGICVKTGNACVLRGGSMAFNSNVYLAHLLHDAAVSAGMPINCICAVETKDRAATDELLQMRGIVDVLIPRGGAGLIQHCVQNATVPVIETGVGNCHVYVHEPANVEMARDIVVNAKTQRPGVCNAIESLLVDDSIAEQVLPVILPELASRDVVIHADEHAYAIAQQLIEQGVSMQLVPATEDDWATEYLNLDIAVRCMSGLDAAIEHVNRFGTRHSECIVTEDEAAAEEFLASIDAAAVYWNASTRFTDGGEFGLGAEIGISTQKLHARGPFALAALTTYKYLLRGSGQVRS, from the coding sequence ATGAGCGTGAAGGAAATTGCCCTAGCTGCGAAGAAGGCCAGCGTTGCCTGCGGAAAGGCGTCGCTTAGCGTGCGTAATGGTGCGTTGCATACCATGGCGCAGGCGCTGCGCGAGCATGTGGCCGACATCGTGCAGGCGAACGAGCTTGACATGCAGGCTGCCCGCGAGGCGGGTACGGCCGAGCCGCTGCTCGATCGCTTGCAGCTTACGGCCGAGCGCATCGAGGGCATGGCATGCGGCCTCGAATCGCTTGCCGAGCTTCCTGATCCCCTGGGTCAGGTGCAGCAGGAGCGCACCCTTGCTTCTGGGGTGAACCTCACGCGCGTGAGCGTTTCCATGGGTGTTGTCGCCATGGTGTACGAAGCGCGTCCCAACGTCACTGCCGACGCTGCCGGCATCTGCGTGAAGACGGGCAATGCCTGCGTCCTGCGTGGTGGTAGCATGGCGTTCAATTCGAATGTGTATCTTGCTCACCTTCTGCATGATGCCGCGGTTTCTGCCGGCATGCCCATCAACTGCATCTGCGCGGTGGAAACGAAGGACCGCGCTGCTACCGACGAACTGCTGCAGATGCGCGGCATCGTCGACGTGCTCATTCCGCGCGGCGGCGCCGGCCTCATTCAGCATTGCGTGCAGAACGCCACGGTGCCCGTCATTGAAACGGGCGTGGGCAACTGTCACGTGTATGTACACGAACCCGCCAACGTCGAGATGGCGCGCGACATCGTGGTAAACGCGAAGACGCAGCGCCCGGGCGTGTGCAATGCCATCGAATCGCTGCTTGTCGATGATTCCATCGCCGAGCAGGTGCTTCCCGTTATCCTGCCCGAACTTGCATCGCGTGACGTGGTTATACACGCCGACGAGCATGCGTATGCCATCGCCCAGCAGCTTATCGAGCAGGGCGTTTCTATGCAGCTCGTTCCCGCTACGGAAGACGACTGGGCTACCGAGTACCTGAACCTCGACATTGCCGTGCGCTGCATGAGCGGACTTGATGCCGCCATCGAGCACGTGAATCGCTTTGGCACGCGTCATTCCGAATGCATCGTCACGGAAGACGAAGCTGCTGCTGAGGAATTCCTGGCCAGCATCGACGCAGCTGCCGTGTATTGGAACGCATCTACGCGCTTCACCGATGGCGGGGAATTTGGCCTGGGTGCTGAAATTGGCATCTCCACCCAGAAGCTTCACGCCCGCGGGCCCTTTGCGCTTGCGGCACTTACCACGTACAAGTACCTGCTTCGTGGCTCCGGCCAGGTGAGAAGCTAG
- a CDS encoding peptidylprolyl isomerase produces MAQYTPAYQPNGNEIAVIETSKGTIKVQLAGADAPIHVGNFVELSQKGFYDNLKFHRHVPNFVIQGGDPNTRDLDSAQVQMAANNPFGGLGTGGPGYTIREEFTTNPNNSHEDGALAMARSQDPNSAGSQFYLCLGPQHFLDPNYTVFGQTIEGKDVIGQLRVGDVIEHITIEGAND; encoded by the coding sequence ATGGCGCAGTACACCCCGGCTTATCAGCCCAATGGAAACGAAATCGCCGTTATCGAAACGTCCAAGGGCACCATCAAGGTGCAGCTTGCGGGCGCCGATGCCCCCATTCACGTGGGCAATTTCGTCGAGCTTTCCCAGAAGGGCTTCTACGATAACCTGAAGTTCCACCGCCATGTTCCCAACTTCGTCATCCAGGGCGGCGACCCGAACACCCGCGACCTCGATTCCGCGCAGGTGCAGATGGCCGCCAATAACCCGTTCGGCGGTCTGGGCACGGGTGGCCCCGGTTACACCATCCGCGAGGAGTTCACCACGAACCCGAACAACTCGCATGAAGATGGCGCGCTGGCCATGGCCCGTTCGCAGGATCCGAATTCCGCTGGCTCCCAGTTCTACCTGTGCCTGGGCCCTCAGCACTTCCTCGATCCGAACTACACCGTGTTCGGCCAGACCATCGAGGGCAAGGACGTCATCGGCCAGCTGCGCGTGGGCGATGTCATCGAGCACATTACCATCGAAGGCGCGAACGACTAG
- a CDS encoding zinc ribbon domain-containing protein gives MQELLSQFITPQVQGVFMVIIAMLVILYVLVVVWVARDAYQRGAVWWIWAIVALVPGLGVLAYVLLRPSLLDVDRSEQELEIALKQRELMKYGECASCGYPVEADYVICPNCHQRLKNLCTNCGHALDPSWSVCPYCAKPVGQQPRRRPQGARRTTGAPSQGRPHNPTQARG, from the coding sequence ATGCAGGAATTGCTATCACAGTTCATAACGCCGCAGGTGCAGGGCGTGTTCATGGTTATCATCGCCATGCTCGTCATCCTGTACGTTCTGGTTGTCGTGTGGGTTGCCCGCGACGCGTATCAGCGTGGCGCCGTCTGGTGGATCTGGGCCATCGTCGCCCTGGTTCCTGGCTTGGGCGTTCTGGCATATGTGCTCCTGCGTCCGTCGTTGCTCGACGTCGACCGCTCGGAACAGGAATTGGAAATTGCGCTCAAGCAGCGCGAGCTCATGAAGTACGGCGAATGCGCTAGCTGCGGCTATCCCGTGGAAGCCGACTACGTCATCTGCCCGAACTGCCATCAGCGCCTGAAGAACCTGTGCACCAACTGCGGTCATGCCCTCGACCCTTCGTGGTCGGTGTGTCCGTATTGCGCAAAGCCGGTGGGTCAGCAGCCTCGTCGCCGTCCTCAGGGCGCGCGTCGAACTACTGGTGCGCCTTCTCAGGGGCGTCCTCACAATCCCACGCAGGCTCGCGGTTAA
- the proB gene encoding glutamate 5-kinase, whose amino-acid sequence MKHARSKVIVVKIGSSTLVGEDGALDRGYLEALAEQVVSLRKAGWKPIIVSSAAIACGVQVLGLDARPTDMPSLQAAASVGQGALASAYSEVFGAHDVVTSLVLLTRHDTASRHAYVHARETLRALLEYDVVPVVNENDTTSVEEIRFGDNDTLAALVACLIKADMCVIFSDIDGLYTANPREDANARKLDRVDFITPEIMASAGGVGSSVGSGGMVTKIRAARVLMIAGIPLVVCNGHEPHALERLVQGESVGTCFEARRVPHEITNYKLWIALGDSAKGSIVVDDGARDALVGKGSSLLCVGVTNVMGTFDAGDIVNIEDARGHLFARGKVSASSDEILLARGYSQAQMAANRLLAPLAESPIVHRDELVVFE is encoded by the coding sequence GTGAAGCACGCGCGCAGCAAGGTCATCGTCGTAAAGATCGGCTCGTCCACGTTGGTGGGGGAAGACGGCGCCCTCGATAGGGGGTACCTGGAGGCCTTGGCCGAACAGGTTGTCTCCCTGCGCAAGGCGGGCTGGAAGCCCATCATCGTCTCGTCTGCGGCCATTGCCTGCGGCGTGCAGGTGCTGGGGCTCGATGCGCGTCCCACCGACATGCCCAGCCTGCAGGCCGCCGCATCGGTGGGGCAGGGTGCCTTGGCCAGCGCGTACAGCGAGGTCTTTGGCGCGCACGACGTGGTTACCTCGCTCGTGCTGCTTACGCGCCACGACACGGCCAGCCGCCATGCCTACGTGCACGCGCGTGAAACGCTGCGCGCGCTTCTGGAATACGACGTCGTTCCCGTGGTGAACGAGAACGACACCACTTCGGTCGAGGAAATCCGCTTCGGCGACAACGATACGCTGGCTGCGCTTGTGGCGTGCCTTATCAAGGCCGACATGTGCGTTATCTTCTCCGACATCGACGGCCTGTACACGGCCAACCCGCGCGAAGATGCGAATGCGCGCAAGCTCGACCGCGTCGATTTCATCACGCCTGAAATCATGGCCTCTGCCGGGGGCGTTGGTTCTTCGGTGGGTAGCGGCGGCATGGTCACGAAGATTCGCGCCGCACGCGTGCTCATGATCGCCGGCATTCCGCTCGTGGTGTGCAATGGCCACGAACCCCATGCGCTCGAGCGCTTGGTGCAGGGCGAATCGGTGGGCACGTGCTTCGAAGCGCGTCGCGTGCCGCACGAAATAACGAACTACAAGCTCTGGATTGCCCTGGGCGATTCCGCGAAGGGCTCGATCGTCGTCGACGACGGCGCGCGCGATGCCCTGGTGGGGAAGGGCAGCTCGCTTCTGTGCGTGGGCGTAACCAACGTTATGGGCACGTTCGACGCGGGCGATATCGTGAACATCGAAGACGCGCGCGGGCATCTGTTTGCCCGTGGCAAGGTTTCCGCTTCCAGCGACGAAATCCTGCTCGCGCGTGGGTATAGCCAGGCGCAGATGGCGGCAAATCGCCTGCTGGCACCTTTGGCGGAGTCTCCTATAGTCCATCGAGATGAATTGGTGGTGTTTGAATGA
- the yqeK gene encoding bis(5'-nucleosyl)-tetraphosphatase (symmetrical) YqeK has protein sequence MGKKKNKKQLQKELEKLEKKQLAKKKNKKAKKAAKRQELTREKLIELSGGDLPYQPASKKVFGKKNYKRMKVLLAARVGKKRYKHSVGVAKTAKKLAKLYGYNPKVARMAGILHDWDKGLGVYEIRERAQTLGVDLDPQISENMPWLLHGPTAAAALRLEYPEFGEEVFQAIARHTSGAAEMSPLDCIIYVADIIEPNRTFGDMKGIKRLRKEVGKVPLEQLYFDAFKYTFTFLVNRDRQLYPETVDIWNSLMWKYGFVRTMKF, from the coding sequence ATGGGCAAGAAGAAGAACAAGAAGCAGCTGCAGAAGGAGCTCGAAAAGCTCGAGAAGAAGCAGCTTGCGAAAAAGAAGAACAAGAAGGCGAAGAAGGCCGCCAAGCGCCAAGAGCTCACGCGCGAGAAGCTTATCGAGCTTTCAGGTGGCGACCTGCCGTATCAGCCCGCGTCGAAGAAGGTCTTCGGCAAGAAGAACTACAAGCGCATGAAGGTGCTTCTGGCTGCCCGCGTGGGCAAGAAGCGCTACAAGCATTCGGTTGGCGTGGCCAAGACGGCCAAGAAGCTTGCCAAGCTGTATGGCTATAACCCGAAGGTTGCTCGCATGGCGGGCATCCTGCACGACTGGGACAAGGGCCTGGGCGTGTACGAGATTCGCGAGCGCGCTCAAACCCTGGGTGTCGACCTCGACCCCCAGATTTCGGAAAACATGCCCTGGTTGCTGCATGGCCCCACGGCCGCCGCGGCCCTGCGCTTGGAATACCCCGAATTCGGCGAGGAGGTCTTCCAGGCCATCGCGCGTCATACTTCGGGCGCAGCCGAGATGTCGCCGCTCGATTGCATCATCTACGTGGCCGATATCATCGAGCCCAATCGCACGTTCGGCGATATGAAGGGCATCAAGCGCTTGCGCAAGGAAGTGGGGAAGGTTCCGCTCGAACAGCTCTACTTCGATGCGTTCAAGTACACCTTCACGTTCCTGGTCAACCGCGACCGTCAGCTCTACCCGGAAACGGTGGACATCTGGAATTCTCTCATGTGGAAGTACGGCTTCGTGCGCACCATGAAGTTCTAG
- the nadD gene encoding nicotinate-nucleotide adenylyltransferase, translated as MSVISDNFDHLGLAPDGTVDTSRTYRLGIMGGTFDPIHIGHLACAEQARDAFDLDAVLFIPAGQPVFKKHQKVTCAADRLEMCRLACADNPAFDVSPIEIERGGDTYTIDTLHQLRDYYPENVELYFITGADAMLSIVSWRNSQGLSKLAHLIAATRPGFVMSDEYRRTLAEHGCFDVSYLEMTALSVSSSMLREWVGQGKSIRYLCPQGVWQYIQDRGLYRASGLGE; from the coding sequence GTGAGCGTCATTAGCGACAACTTCGACCATCTGGGCCTTGCGCCCGACGGCACCGTCGATACCAGTCGCACGTATCGCCTGGGCATCATGGGCGGTACGTTCGACCCCATCCACATTGGCCATTTGGCGTGTGCCGAACAGGCGCGCGATGCCTTCGACCTAGATGCCGTGCTCTTCATTCCGGCGGGTCAGCCCGTGTTCAAGAAGCACCAGAAGGTCACCTGCGCGGCCGACCGCCTGGAAATGTGTCGCTTGGCCTGCGCCGACAATCCCGCCTTCGACGTAAGCCCCATCGAAATCGAGCGCGGGGGCGATACGTATACCATCGATACGCTTCACCAGCTGCGTGATTACTATCCGGAAAACGTCGAGCTCTACTTCATCACGGGTGCCGACGCCATGCTTTCCATTGTCAGCTGGCGCAATTCGCAGGGCCTTTCGAAGCTTGCGCATCTTATCGCCGCCACGCGACCAGGATTCGTAATGTCCGACGAATATAGAAGAACCCTAGCCGAGCATGGGTGTTTTGACGTAAGCTATCTAGAGATGACCGCGTTGTCGGTTTCGTCGAGTATGCTGCGCGAATGGGTAGGCCAGGGCAAGTCGATCCGCTACCTTTGCCCGCAGGGTGTTTGGCAATACATTCAGGATCGCGGCTTGTACCGCGCGTCTGGATTGGGGGAATAG
- the thrS gene encoding threonine--tRNA ligase — protein sequence MNIVLPDGTVKEVQEGATVADVAASIGAGLAKAAIAGKINGDLVDLNTQVAADAKVEIITAKSPEALGILRHSCAHIMAEAVQELYPGAQIAFGPETADGFFYDFGLSDSISSDDFQKIEAKMAEIIAADEPFVREVVSREQAKEIFANQKFKAEHIDDLPEGEEISIYRHGSFVDLCSGPHIPSAGVIGAFKLMKVAGAYWKGDANNEQLQRVYGTAFFKKKELAEYLTNLEEAEKRDHRKLGRELGIYMMDDMAGVGLPMYLPAGARVIRLLQEWLRRELYRRGYDEVITPHIYKADVWKTSGHYGYYHDNMYFFQINEGDEEEPRYSEYGVKPMNCPGHVMLYKNAIHSYREMPIRFFEFGTVYRHELSGAVHGLMRARGFTQDDAHVFCREDQVVDEVCAILDLADNIMGEFGFEYTAEISTRPEKSIGTDDMWEKAESFLRQAIERRGIPYEINPGDGAFYGPKIDIKVKDAIGRWWQCSTVQVDFNLPERFDISYRTADNSEERPWMLHRALFGSIERFLGILIEHTTGNLPLWLAPTQVVIIPIADRHLDAANEIARKLQQVEGRVSVYQQNEPMRVKIAKAQAQKVPFMLVIGDKEVEENTVSVRTREEGDKGSMSVDEFVSIIEGARIL from the coding sequence ATGAACATCGTACTACCCGACGGAACGGTCAAGGAAGTCCAGGAAGGGGCCACGGTTGCCGATGTGGCGGCATCTATTGGCGCCGGCTTGGCGAAGGCGGCCATTGCTGGCAAGATCAATGGCGATCTTGTCGACCTGAACACGCAGGTTGCCGCTGATGCCAAGGTGGAAATCATCACCGCGAAGTCTCCCGAGGCACTCGGCATTCTGCGCCATTCGTGCGCGCACATCATGGCGGAAGCCGTGCAGGAGCTCTATCCGGGTGCCCAGATTGCATTCGGCCCCGAAACGGCCGATGGCTTCTTCTACGATTTCGGCTTGAGCGATTCCATCTCTTCCGACGATTTCCAGAAGATCGAAGCCAAGATGGCGGAAATCATCGCCGCCGACGAGCCCTTCGTGCGCGAAGTGGTCTCGCGCGAGCAGGCCAAGGAAATCTTCGCTAACCAGAAGTTCAAGGCTGAGCACATCGACGACCTGCCCGAAGGTGAAGAGATTAGCATCTACCGCCACGGCAGCTTCGTCGACCTCTGCAGCGGTCCCCATATCCCCAGTGCGGGTGTTATCGGTGCCTTCAAGCTCATGAAGGTTGCAGGCGCCTACTGGAAGGGCGACGCCAACAACGAGCAGCTCCAGCGTGTGTACGGCACGGCCTTCTTCAAGAAGAAGGAACTGGCCGAGTACCTCACGAACCTGGAAGAGGCCGAAAAGCGCGACCACCGCAAGCTGGGCCGCGAGCTTGGTATCTACATGATGGACGACATGGCGGGCGTGGGCCTGCCCATGTACCTGCCGGCTGGCGCGCGCGTCATTCGCCTGCTGCAGGAATGGCTGCGTCGCGAGCTGTATCGTCGTGGCTACGACGAGGTCATCACGCCGCACATCTACAAGGCCGATGTCTGGAAGACGAGCGGTCACTATGGCTACTATCACGACAACATGTACTTCTTCCAGATCAACGAAGGTGACGAGGAAGAGCCCCGCTACAGCGAGTATGGCGTAAAGCCCATGAACTGCCCGGGCCACGTCATGCTGTACAAGAACGCCATCCACTCGTATCGCGAGATGCCCATCCGCTTCTTCGAGTTCGGCACGGTGTATCGTCACGAGCTGTCCGGTGCCGTTCATGGCCTCATGCGTGCTCGTGGCTTCACGCAGGACGACGCGCATGTGTTCTGCCGCGAAGACCAGGTAGTCGACGAAGTATGCGCCATCCTCGATCTTGCCGACAACATCATGGGCGAGTTCGGCTTTGAGTACACGGCCGAAATCTCCACGCGTCCGGAAAAGTCCATTGGTACCGACGACATGTGGGAAAAGGCGGAAAGCTTCCTGCGTCAGGCCATCGAGCGTCGCGGCATTCCGTACGAGATCAATCCGGGCGACGGCGCGTTCTACGGCCCGAAGATCGACATCAAGGTGAAGGACGCCATCGGCCGATGGTGGCAGTGCTCCACGGTGCAGGTCGACTTCAACCTGCCCGAGCGCTTCGACATCAGCTATCGTACGGCCGACAACTCCGAAGAGCGCCCCTGGATGCTCCATCGTGCGCTGTTCGGCTCCATCGAGCGCTTCCTGGGCATCCTCATCGAGCACACCACGGGCAACCTGCCTCTGTGGCTGGCTCCCACGCAGGTCGTCATCATCCCCATCGCCGACCGTCATCTGGATGCTGCGAACGAAATCGCCCGCAAGCTCCAGCAGGTGGAAGGCCGCGTGAGCGTATACCAGCAGAACGAGCCCATGCGCGTGAAGATCGCCAAGGCTCAGGCTCAGAAGGTTCCGTTCATGCTCGTCATTGGCGACAAGGAAGTGGAAGAGAACACGGTTTCCGTGCGTACGCGCGAAGAGGGCGACAAGGGCTCCATGTCCGTTGACGAATTCGTGTCCATTATCGAAGGCGCGCGCATTCTCTAA
- the obgE gene encoding GTPase ObgE — protein MFIDKVHIHVKGGDGGAGCMSFRREAHVPKGGPDGGDGGHGGNVVIQADGSVSSLIDYRFKHHFKAQRGTHGKGSRMHGANGDDLILKVPMGTIVREYDEETKEVGETIADLTHDGDAVVVAQGGVGGRGNIHFVTSTRRAPAFAELGEPAHEGWIELEMKLMADAALVGVPSAGKSSIISRVSAAKPKIADYPFTTLQPNLGVVRSDDYDYVIADVPGLIEGAHEGKGLGHEFLRHVERTAIIVHVVDITGGFEGRDPVEDYRIINRELELYSDEFAARPRIVVANKVDMPGFEDNLERLREAVKADSLAAAGGNEFAESPIDPKLYLTSAVTGKGLDALAAAIGTRVHEIREAARAAQEAEPHYDHVWERKRQAREQKFEVVKLSSDVYRVVGTQVERMVVQCDWENEEAIAFLQHRFKRLGIDAALEAAGARDGDEIRIVGRSFEFESSRMHEDIYAGLDI, from the coding sequence ATGTTCATAGACAAAGTGCATATTCACGTGAAGGGTGGCGACGGCGGCGCTGGCTGCATGAGCTTCCGCCGCGAGGCCCATGTTCCCAAGGGCGGTCCCGACGGTGGCGACGGCGGCCATGGTGGCAACGTGGTCATCCAGGCTGACGGCAGCGTTTCCTCCCTCATCGACTATCGCTTCAAGCACCATTTCAAGGCGCAGCGCGGTACGCATGGCAAGGGCAGCCGCATGCACGGCGCCAATGGCGACGACCTTATCCTGAAGGTTCCCATGGGCACCATCGTGCGCGAATACGACGAGGAAACGAAGGAAGTGGGCGAGACCATCGCCGACCTTACGCACGACGGCGATGCCGTCGTGGTGGCCCAGGGTGGCGTAGGCGGCCGTGGCAACATCCACTTCGTCACCTCTACGCGACGTGCTCCTGCCTTCGCCGAACTGGGCGAACCTGCCCACGAAGGCTGGATCGAGTTGGAAATGAAGCTCATGGCCGACGCTGCTTTGGTGGGCGTGCCCAGTGCGGGCAAGAGCTCTATCATCTCGCGCGTGAGCGCGGCGAAGCCCAAGATTGCCGATTACCCGTTCACTACGCTGCAGCCCAACCTGGGCGTCGTGCGCAGCGACGACTACGACTACGTTATTGCCGACGTTCCCGGCCTCATCGAGGGCGCGCACGAGGGCAAGGGCCTGGGTCACGAGTTCCTGCGCCATGTGGAGCGCACGGCCATCATCGTGCACGTGGTCGATATCACGGGTGGGTTCGAGGGCCGCGACCCCGTGGAGGACTATCGCATCATCAACCGCGAGCTGGAACTGTATTCCGACGAGTTCGCCGCACGTCCTCGCATCGTGGTGGCGAACAAGGTCGACATGCCCGGGTTCGAGGACAATCTGGAGCGCCTGCGCGAGGCCGTGAAGGCCGACTCGCTGGCTGCTGCGGGCGGCAACGAGTTTGCCGAAAGCCCCATCGACCCGAAGCTGTACCTCACCAGCGCCGTTACCGGCAAGGGGCTCGATGCTCTTGCTGCCGCCATCGGCACGCGCGTACACGAGATCCGCGAAGCGGCTCGTGCGGCCCAGGAAGCCGAGCCCCATTACGATCACGTGTGGGAGCGCAAGCGTCAGGCACGCGAGCAGAAGTTCGAGGTCGTCAAGCTTTCCTCCGACGTCTACCGCGTGGTGGGCACCCAGGTGGAGCGCATGGTCGTGCAGTGCGACTGGGAAAACGAAGAAGCCATCGCCTTCTTGCAGCATCGTTTCAAGCGCCTGGGCATCGATGCCGCCCTGGAAGCGGCAGGTGCGCGTGATGGCGACGAAATCCGCATCGTAGGCCGTTCGTTCGAATTCGAATCGTCCCGCATGCACGAAGACATCTACGCAGGATTGGACATCTAG
- the rpmA gene encoding 50S ribosomal protein L27: MAHKKGLGSTRNGRDSRAQRLGCKKFAGEQVITGNILVRQHGTHFHPGENVGRGKDDTLFALCDGVVEYTKGIKRKVHVRPQA, encoded by the coding sequence ATGGCACATAAGAAAGGCCTCGGTTCCACTCGCAATGGTCGCGATTCCCGCGCACAGCGTCTGGGCTGCAAGAAGTTCGCTGGCGAGCAGGTAATCACCGGCAACATTCTGGTCCGCCAGCACGGCACCCACTTCCACCCCGGCGAGAACGTCGGTCGTGGCAAGGACGACACCCTGTTCGCTCTGTGCGACGGCGTTGTCGAGTACACGAAGGGTATCAAGCGCAAGGTTCACGTCCGTCCGCAGGCGTAA
- the rsfS gene encoding ribosome silencing factor, with protein MTDYNVREAALVAAKAADEKKATDIMVQEVGELSSVADYFVIATAANNRQVDAIIDAIEEDCREKIGVKPIHREGIEAGTWALLDYGDFVVHVFQPEARDFYRLETLWNDAPVIDLAEAGITDAEYSDRIAKLMGRE; from the coding sequence ATGACTGATTACAACGTACGCGAAGCCGCGCTGGTAGCGGCCAAGGCAGCCGACGAGAAGAAGGCCACCGACATCATGGTTCAGGAAGTGGGCGAACTCTCTTCCGTTGCCGACTACTTCGTCATCGCCACGGCGGCGAACAACCGCCAGGTCGACGCCATCATCGACGCCATCGAAGAAGACTGCCGCGAAAAGATCGGCGTGAAGCCCATCCACCGCGAGGGCATCGAAGCCGGCACGTGGGCCCTGCTCGACTACGGCGATTTCGTGGTACACGTGTTCCAGCCCGAAGCGCGCGATTTCTATCGCCTGGAAACGCTCTGGAACGACGCACCCGTTATCGACCTGGCCGAAGCCGGCATCACCGACGCCGAGTACTCCGACCGCATCGCAAAGCTCATGGGTCGCGAATAG
- the rlmD gene encoding 23S rRNA (uracil(1939)-C(5))-methyltransferase RlmD — protein MQTKLHIDTLAYGSAAIGRDENGRAVFVEGGAPGDTALVEITEERKSFARGHVVEVLQPGEARVAPTCPLAGACGGCSWQHVAYSAQLEAKRANVVSQLRRVAHVDALEAESLVAACVPSKRQMGYRNKLEMACETDAQGRLQLGFRKPGSHELCPANACPLAHRTIEKAPKALRGALRYLQGSGDLGIYRVGVRSSLRTKDTEIALWTRPGSFPRAAAAKTLASTLKATSIVRVMAEEGSARAVKGVEVLAGKGHWTEDLCGFTYRASAPSFFQVNTAQAEKLVELALEGLQVTETDRIADLYCGVGTFTLPLAERCGDVLAVESAGSSVRDLRANADSAQLWVDIIGGDSARELPAMGHLDALLVDPPRSGLADGVPASIAKAAPQRLAYISCDPCTWARDVERLSNEGYRLTKATPVDLFPQTFHCEVVSIFQRA, from the coding sequence ATGCAAACGAAACTGCACATAGATACGCTGGCATACGGATCGGCAGCCATTGGGCGCGATGAAAATGGCCGCGCCGTGTTCGTGGAAGGCGGCGCCCCGGGCGATACGGCCCTGGTGGAAATCACGGAGGAACGCAAGTCGTTCGCGCGTGGCCATGTAGTCGAAGTGCTGCAGCCAGGCGAAGCGCGCGTAGCCCCCACCTGCCCGCTTGCCGGCGCATGCGGCGGCTGCTCGTGGCAGCACGTAGCCTATTCGGCCCAGCTGGAAGCCAAGCGCGCGAATGTCGTGTCGCAGCTGCGTCGCGTGGCGCACGTCGACGCGCTGGAAGCCGAATCACTGGTGGCGGCCTGCGTGCCCTCGAAGCGCCAGATGGGATACAGGAACAAGCTGGAAATGGCCTGCGAGACCGACGCGCAGGGGCGCCTGCAGCTGGGGTTCCGCAAGCCGGGCTCGCACGAGCTCTGCCCCGCCAACGCCTGCCCCCTGGCCCATCGAACCATCGAAAAGGCGCCCAAGGCCCTACGCGGTGCGCTGCGCTATCTGCAGGGTTCCGGCGATTTGGGCATCTACCGCGTGGGCGTGCGCAGCAGCCTGCGCACGAAGGATACGGAAATCGCCCTGTGGACGCGCCCCGGCAGCTTCCCGCGTGCCGCTGCGGCAAAGACGCTCGCCAGCACGCTCAAGGCCACGAGCATCGTGCGCGTCATGGCCGAAGAGGGCTCGGCGCGCGCCGTGAAGGGCGTGGAGGTACTAGCTGGCAAGGGCCACTGGACGGAAGACCTATGCGGATTCACGTACCGCGCAAGCGCCCCCAGCTTCTTCCAAGTAAATACCGCCCAGGCGGAAAAGCTCGTTGAGCTTGCCCTGGAAGGCCTGCAGGTAACCGAAACCGACCGCATCGCCGACCTGTACTGCGGCGTGGGCACCTTCACCTTGCCCCTGGCCGAGCGCTGCGGCGACGTGCTTGCCGTGGAAAGCGCTGGCTCCAGCGTGCGCGACCTACGCGCCAACGCCGATAGCGCCCAGCTGTGGGTCGACATCATTGGCGGCGACAGCGCCCGCGAGCTACCCGCCATGGGTCACTTGGACGCCCTGCTGGTCGATCCGCCCCGTTCCGGCCTGGCCGACGGCGTGCCCGCGAGCATCGCGAAGGCCGCTCCCCAGCGCCTGGCCTACATCAGCTGCGACCCGTGCACCTGGGCCCGCGACGTGGAGCGCCTTTCCAACGAAGGCTATCGCCTTACGAAGGCCACGCCCGTGGACCTCTTCCCGCAAACCTTCCACTGCGAAGTGGTGAGTATATTCCAACGTGCCTAA
- the rplU gene encoding 50S ribosomal protein L21 gives MYAIVKTGGKQYKVAPGDIIEVEKLDAEAGSKVELQAICIVDGDKVEPVSAKAGSTKVTAVVLEQFKGKKQLVFKFKKRKNYKKLRGHRQNLVRVQIESIGSEKAAKKSTKKAAAKKAEKAAADAE, from the coding sequence ATGTACGCAATCGTTAAGACTGGCGGCAAGCAGTACAAGGTTGCCCCTGGTGACATCATCGAAGTCGAAAAGCTTGATGCCGAGGCTGGCAGCAAGGTTGAGCTCCAGGCCATTTGCATCGTCGATGGCGATAAGGTAGAGCCTGTTTCCGCAAAGGCCGGTTCCACCAAGGTTACCGCTGTTGTTCTCGAGCAGTTCAAGGGCAAGAAGCAGCTCGTCTTCAAGTTCAAGAAGCGCAAGAACTACAAGAAGCTTCGTGGTCATCGCCAGAACCTGGTTCGCGTGCAGATCGAATCCATCGGTAGCGAAAAGGCTGCCAAGAAATCCACCAAGAAGGCTGCTGCCAAGAAGGCTGAAAAGGCCGCGGCAGACGCTGAGTAG